A window of Streptomyces subrutilus contains these coding sequences:
- a CDS encoding MFS transporter, which produces MNPEVSSGRRRAILALLASTVLVVVMDLTIINVALNPIQQSLDASNGELQWALDSYLITFAAFLFTGGVCADRFGRKKTLITGLLLFGVSSVLGAFATDIVQLIIWRAVMGVGAAVVPTVTLAILMNVFPPAERPKAIAGWAAAAGVAMAVGPVLGGVLLEYFWWGSIFLINAPLIAIAVALMIALVPESKNPVRTAFDPIGVLLSIVSVGLLVYGIVLAGEDGWTSTGALGAIAGGLILLVGLVLFEKRIAAPSLDVGLLKNARFSAGTGAIALCFFALISSIFISQFYFQAVLGFSPLEAGLLVLPMGIASMVVSARCPKLVMKFGPRTVVAAGSAAIALSALGAAFFDAGTPTWLLIVAQLVLGAGWGSIMAPATASLMSVVPPVKAGAGQAVSQTARQVAGALGIAIIGSLLSSGYRSSIGDAVNVLPEALREEAAGSIGGTVRAVQAAKLGDQAPALLAKASDAYVSGMQSTLFVVAGVALASVLVALRWLPKTPPAPPGPPPGAAAPGATAPGATAPGAQAPGAPAAPPAPGKDEPSLRP; this is translated from the coding sequence ATGAATCCCGAAGTCAGCAGCGGGCGCCGCCGGGCGATCCTGGCTCTGCTCGCATCGACGGTGCTGGTCGTGGTCATGGACCTCACGATCATCAACGTCGCGCTCAACCCCATCCAGCAGAGCCTCGACGCGTCCAACGGCGAGCTCCAGTGGGCACTGGACTCGTACCTGATCACCTTCGCGGCGTTCCTCTTCACCGGTGGCGTGTGCGCCGACCGGTTCGGCCGCAAGAAGACCCTGATCACCGGCCTCCTCCTGTTCGGTGTCAGCTCGGTGCTCGGCGCCTTCGCGACCGACATCGTCCAGCTCATCATCTGGCGCGCCGTCATGGGCGTGGGCGCGGCCGTGGTGCCCACGGTCACCCTCGCCATCCTCATGAACGTCTTCCCGCCGGCCGAGCGCCCCAAGGCCATCGCGGGCTGGGCCGCCGCCGCCGGTGTGGCCATGGCGGTCGGTCCCGTACTCGGCGGCGTGCTGCTCGAATACTTCTGGTGGGGCTCGATCTTCCTGATCAACGCCCCGCTCATCGCCATCGCCGTCGCCCTGATGATCGCGCTGGTGCCCGAGTCGAAGAACCCGGTCCGCACCGCGTTCGACCCGATCGGCGTCCTGCTGTCGATCGTCTCCGTCGGCCTGCTGGTCTACGGCATCGTCCTCGCCGGCGAGGACGGCTGGACGAGCACCGGCGCACTCGGCGCCATCGCTGGCGGCCTGATCCTGCTCGTCGGGCTGGTCCTGTTCGAGAAGCGCATCGCGGCCCCCTCGCTCGACGTCGGCCTCCTGAAGAACGCCCGCTTCTCGGCCGGCACCGGCGCCATCGCCCTGTGCTTCTTCGCGCTGATCAGCTCGATCTTCATCTCCCAGTTCTACTTCCAGGCGGTCCTCGGCTTCTCGCCGCTGGAAGCCGGTCTGCTGGTCCTGCCCATGGGCATCGCCTCCATGGTCGTCTCCGCCCGCTGCCCCAAGCTCGTCATGAAGTTCGGCCCCCGCACCGTGGTCGCCGCGGGCTCCGCGGCCATCGCCCTGTCCGCACTGGGCGCGGCCTTCTTCGACGCCGGTACGCCGACCTGGCTGCTGATCGTCGCGCAGCTGGTCCTGGGCGCCGGCTGGGGCTCGATCATGGCTCCCGCCACCGCCTCGCTGATGTCCGTCGTGCCCCCGGTCAAGGCGGGTGCGGGCCAGGCGGTCTCGCAGACCGCCCGCCAGGTGGCAGGCGCCCTCGGCATCGCGATCATCGGAAGCCTGCTGAGCTCCGGCTACCGCTCCTCGATCGGTGACGCGGTGAACGTCCTGCCGGAGGCCTTGCGCGAGGAGGCCGCCGGATCCATCGGCGGCACCGTCCGGGCCGTCCAGGCCGCCAAGCTGGGCGACCAGGCTCCGGCTCTGCTGGCCAAGGCCTCCGACGCCTACGTCAGCGGCATGCAGTCCACGCTCTTCGTCGTCGCCGGTGTCGCCCTCGCCTCGGTCCTCGTGGCCCTGCGCTGGCTCCCCAAGACCCCGCCGGCCCCGCCCGGACCCCCGCCGGGCGCGGCCGCCCCGGGTGCCACGGCTCCCGGCGCCACCGCGCCGGGCGCCCAGGCACCGGGCGCCCCCGCGGCCCCGCCCGCCCCGGGGAAGGACGAGCCGAGCCTCCGTCCCTGA
- a CDS encoding cupin domain-containing protein — protein MNVVSESEQRTTRTPSGAMFGLAAPSQGSTEISTWRVELGADSATPVHIIDREQVWMPLSGAFKVTIDGEDGEVKAGEAVAIPGGAVRQLTAVGDTQALVAMAVGGQASMPGNEDKKIPLPWAE, from the coding sequence ATGAACGTGGTCAGCGAGAGCGAGCAGCGGACTACCCGTACCCCTTCGGGTGCGATGTTCGGCCTCGCCGCCCCCAGCCAGGGCAGCACGGAGATCAGCACCTGGCGTGTGGAGCTCGGCGCCGACTCCGCGACCCCGGTCCACATCATCGACCGCGAGCAGGTCTGGATGCCGCTGTCGGGCGCGTTCAAGGTGACCATCGACGGCGAGGACGGGGAGGTCAAGGCCGGTGAGGCCGTGGCGATCCCCGGCGGCGCCGTACGCCAGCTCACCGCGGTCGGCGACACCCAGGCGCTCGTCGCCATGGCCGTCGGCGGCCAGGCCAGCATGCCGGGCAACGAGGACAAGAAGATCCCGCTCCCCTGGGCCGAGTAG